The Quercus robur chromosome 7, dhQueRobu3.1, whole genome shotgun sequence genome has a segment encoding these proteins:
- the LOC126693549 gene encoding disease resistance protein Roq1-like isoform X2, which yields MALVDMEMDSSSFPSSSSSAVARWNYDVFLSFRGEDTRYNFVGHLYEALIQKGIHTFKDDKNLDRGKTISPELLKAIGESRFAIVIISKDYASSAWCLDELAHIIHCKKKTGMTILPVFHYVDPSDIRKQMGTFEQTFIEHEEKENKERVEKWREALREVGNLAGCHLKNTRYETEDIKDIMGWISLHLKYDAFPYITRDLVGIYSRMVELESLLAIGSNDVRFIGVWAMGGMGKTTLARVVYHMVSKEFEAYSFIEDVRENSEKHGLVGLQQKLISNILEETDLKIRDKYDGILKIRNRLCRKRILLVLDDVNKLDQLENLAWEHDWFGPGSRIIITTRDVHMLKTHRVDKTYEVKGLYHKDALQLFCSKAFREEHVPPNDYLVMSEEVLKHAAGLPLALKVLGSFLFGKSTILWRSALERIKENPKKEVFNVLQISFDGLDDLDKEIFLHIACFFNHKEKDHIVEVLDSLGLHPDIGLQELIDKSLLKIDDEGILRMHDLLEEMGKNIVCQECPNDCGKRSRLWRYEDIENVLKKNKGIERVQAMHILRNYDDEGKETCWSPEAISQMYNLKFLSIDAR from the exons ATGGCTTTAGTGGACATGGAAATGGACTCATCATCTTTCCCAAGTTCTTCCTCTTCTGCTGTTGCCCGATGGAATTATGACGTCTTTCTCAGTTTCAGAGGCGAGGACACCCGCTACAATTTTGTGGGTCATCTTTATGAAGCTTTGATACAAAAAGGCATTCACACTTTTAAAGACGATAAAAACCTTGACAGAGGAAAAACCATCTCACCAGAGCTGTTGAAAGCAATAGGGGAGTCGAGATTTGCTATCGTCATTATCTCAAAAGACTATGCATCTTCAGCTTGGTGCTTAGATGAACTTGCACACATCATTCACTGCAAGAAAAAGACGGGAATGACAATTCTACCTGTTTTTCACTATGTGGATCCATCCGATATACGGAAACAAATGGGAACTTTTGAGcaaacatttattgaacatgaagaaaaggagaacAAAGAGAGGGTGGAGAAATGGAGAGAAGCTTTGCGAGAAGTGGGCAATCTCGCTGGATGTCATTTAAAGAATACTAG GTATGAGACAGAAGACATCAAAGACATCATGGGATGGATATCACTTCACTTGAAATATGATGCATTCCCTTACATTACTAGGGATCTGGTAGGAATATACTCTCGAATGGTGGAATTGGAGTCGTTGTTAGCTATAGGGTCAAACGATGTTCGCTTTATAGGGGTTTGGGCAATGGGGGGAATGGGTAAGACAACTCTTGCTAGAGTTGTTTACCATATGGTTTCTAAAGAATTTGAAGCTTATAGTTTTATTGAGGATGTTAGGGAAAATTCTGAAAAACATGGTTTAGTTGGACTACAACAGAAACTTATTTCTAATATTTTGGAGGAAACAGATTTGAAAATCAGAGATAAGTATGATGGAATTCTCAAGATCAGGAATAGGTTATGTCGTAAAAggattcttcttgttcttgatgaCGTAAATAAATTAgaccagttagaaaatttagcTTGGGAGCATGATTGGTTTGGTCCGGGTAGTAGAATTATCATAACAACAAGAGATGTGCATATGTTGAAAACGCATAGAGTTGATAAAACATACGAAGTTAAAGGATTGTATCATAAAGATGCTTTACAACTTTTTTGCTCAAAAGCTTTTAGAGAAGAGCATGTCCCCCCAAATGATTATTTAGTGATGTCCGAAGAAGTTTTAAAACATGCTGCTGGTCTGCCTTTAGCTCTTAAGGTTTTGGGTTCCTTCTTGTTTGGGAAAAGTACCATTTTATGGAGAAGTGCATTGGAGAGGATCaaagaaaatcctaagaaaGAAGTTTTCAATGTACTTCAAATAAGTTTTGATGGACTCGATGACTTAGATAAGGAAATATTCCTGCATATTGCATGCTTCTTTAATCACAAGGAGAAGGATCATATAGTAGAAGTACTAGATAGTCTTGGCCTTCACCCTGATATTGGATTGCAGGAACTCATTGATAAATCTCTCTTGAAAATTGATGATGAAGGTATATTGAGGATGCATGATTTACTTGAAGAAATGGGTAAGAACATAGTTTGTCAAGAGTGCCCTAATGATTGTGGGAAGCGTAGTAGATTGTGGCGTTATGAGGACATTGAAAACgtgttgaaaaaaaataag GGAATAGAAAGAGTTCAAGCCATGCATATTTTGCGTAATTATGATGATGAAGGAAAAGAGACATGTTGGAGCCCTGAGGCTATTTCGCAAATGTACAATCTTAAATTTCTTAGCATTGATG CTAGATGA
- the LOC126691452 gene encoding disease resistance protein RPV1-like: MCLPSSICSLNSLQHLNLCECSNFDNLSENLGNLKGLYDLDLSGTKIKELPSSIEGLTTLNSLTLVDCEDLVCLPSTICSLNSLQHLNLCGCSNFDNLPENLGNLKGLYDLDLSGTKIKELPSSIEGLTTLNSLTLEDCKNLVCLPSTICSLSSLQRLNLCGCSNFDNLPENLGNLNRLCDLDLSGTAIKEFLSSIEGLTTLNSLTLKDCKNLVCLPSTICSLSSLQRLNFKGFYDLDLSGTGIKELPSSIEGLTTLNSLTLEDCKNLVCLPSTICSLSSLQCLNLCGCSNFDNLPENLGNLKHLCELDLSETAIKEFPSSIEGLTTLNSLTLKDCKNLVCLPSTICSLSSLQRLNLCGCSNFDNLPENLGNLNRLCDLDLSGTAIKEFPSSIEGLTTLNSLTLKDCKNLVCLPNTTCGFKFHGALDL; encoded by the coding sequence ATGTGTCTTCCTAGCAGCATTTGTAGCTTGAATTCGCTTCAACATCTTAATCTTTGTGAGTGCtcaaattttgacaacttgTCGGAGAACCTAGGGAATCTCAAAGGTCTCTATGATCTTGATTTGAGtggaacaaaaataaaagagttgcCTTCATCAATTGAAGGCTTGACGACCCTTAATTCATTGACTCTCGTAGATTGTGAGGATCTTGTATGCCTTCCTAGCACCATTTGTAGCTTGAATTCGCTTCAACATCTTAATCTTTGTGGGTGCtcaaattttgacaacttgCCGGAGAACCTAGGGAATCTCAAAGGTCTCTATGATCTTGATTTGAGtggaacaaaaataaaagagttgcCTTCATCAATTGAAGGCTTGACGACCCTTAATTCATTGACTCTCGAAGATTGTAAGAATCTTGTGTGCCTTCCTAGCACCATTTGTAGCTTGAGTTCGCTTCAACGTCTTAATCTTTGTGGGTGCTCGAATTTTGACAACTTGCCGGAGAACCTAGGGAATCTCAACCGTCTCTGTGATCTTGATTTGAGTGGAACAGCTATAAAAGAGTTTCTTTCATCAATTGAAGGCTTGACGACCCTTAATTCATTGactctcaaagattgtaagAATCTTGTGTGCCTTCCTAGCACCATTTGTAGCTTGAGTTCGCTTCAACGTCTTAATTTCAAAGGTTTCTATGATCTTGATTTGAGTGGAACAGGTATAAAAGAGTTGCCTTCATCAATTGAAGGCTTGACGACCCTTAATTCATTGACTCTCGAAGATTGTAAGAATCTTGTGTGCCTTCCTAGCACCATTTGTAGCTTGAGTTCGCTTCAATGTCTTAATCTTTGTGGGTGTTCGAATTTTGACAACTTGCCGGAAAACCTAGGGAATCTCAAACATCTCTGTGAGCTTGATTTGAGTGAAACAGCTATAAAAGAGTTTCCTTCATCAATTGAAGGCTTGACGACCCTTAATTCATTGactctcaaagattgtaagAATCTTGTGTGCCTTCCTAGCACCATTTGTAGCTTGAGTTCGCTTCAACGTCTTAATCTTTGTGGGTGCTCGAATTTTGACAACTTGCCGGAGAACCTAGGGAATCTCAACCGTCTCTGTGATCTTGATTTGAGTGGAACAGCTATAAAAGAGTTTCCTTCATCAATTGAAGGCTTGACGACCCTTAATTCATTGactctcaaagattgtaagAATCTTGTGTGCCTTCCTAACACCACTTGTGGTTTTAAGTTCCATGGTGCTCTTGATCTTTAA
- the LOC126693549 gene encoding disease resistance protein Roq1-like isoform X1, with protein MALVDMEMDSSSFPSSSSSAVARWNYDVFLSFRGEDTRYNFVGHLYEALIQKGIHTFKDDKNLDRGKTISPELLKAIGESRFAIVIISKDYASSAWCLDELAHIIHCKKKTGMTILPVFHYVDPSDIRKQMGTFEQTFIEHEEKENKERVEKWREALREVGNLAGCHLKNTRYETEDIKDIMGWISLHLKYDAFPYITRDLVGIYSRMVELESLLAIGSNDVRFIGVWAMGGMGKTTLARVVYHMVSKEFEAYSFIEDVRENSEKHGLVGLQQKLISNILEETDLKIRDKYDGILKIRNRLCRKRILLVLDDVNKLDQLENLAWEHDWFGPGSRIIITTRDVHMLKTHRVDKTYEVKGLYHKDALQLFCSKAFREEHVPPNDYLVMSEEVLKHAAGLPLALKVLGSFLFGKSTILWRSALERIKENPKKEVFNVLQISFDGLDDLDKEIFLHIACFFNHKEKDHIVEVLDSLGLHPDIGLQELIDKSLLKIDDEGILRMHDLLEEMGKNIVCQECPNDCGKRSRLWRYEDIENVLKKNKGIERVQAMHILRNYDDEGKETCWSPEAISQMYNLKFLSIDGIFHVPQHLPNSLRVLCWRYYPSNSLPSTFQLDELVMLHLPESRIEQLWIELKVIMCYSVSSQLCI; from the exons ATGGCTTTAGTGGACATGGAAATGGACTCATCATCTTTCCCAAGTTCTTCCTCTTCTGCTGTTGCCCGATGGAATTATGACGTCTTTCTCAGTTTCAGAGGCGAGGACACCCGCTACAATTTTGTGGGTCATCTTTATGAAGCTTTGATACAAAAAGGCATTCACACTTTTAAAGACGATAAAAACCTTGACAGAGGAAAAACCATCTCACCAGAGCTGTTGAAAGCAATAGGGGAGTCGAGATTTGCTATCGTCATTATCTCAAAAGACTATGCATCTTCAGCTTGGTGCTTAGATGAACTTGCACACATCATTCACTGCAAGAAAAAGACGGGAATGACAATTCTACCTGTTTTTCACTATGTGGATCCATCCGATATACGGAAACAAATGGGAACTTTTGAGcaaacatttattgaacatgaagaaaaggagaacAAAGAGAGGGTGGAGAAATGGAGAGAAGCTTTGCGAGAAGTGGGCAATCTCGCTGGATGTCATTTAAAGAATACTAG GTATGAGACAGAAGACATCAAAGACATCATGGGATGGATATCACTTCACTTGAAATATGATGCATTCCCTTACATTACTAGGGATCTGGTAGGAATATACTCTCGAATGGTGGAATTGGAGTCGTTGTTAGCTATAGGGTCAAACGATGTTCGCTTTATAGGGGTTTGGGCAATGGGGGGAATGGGTAAGACAACTCTTGCTAGAGTTGTTTACCATATGGTTTCTAAAGAATTTGAAGCTTATAGTTTTATTGAGGATGTTAGGGAAAATTCTGAAAAACATGGTTTAGTTGGACTACAACAGAAACTTATTTCTAATATTTTGGAGGAAACAGATTTGAAAATCAGAGATAAGTATGATGGAATTCTCAAGATCAGGAATAGGTTATGTCGTAAAAggattcttcttgttcttgatgaCGTAAATAAATTAgaccagttagaaaatttagcTTGGGAGCATGATTGGTTTGGTCCGGGTAGTAGAATTATCATAACAACAAGAGATGTGCATATGTTGAAAACGCATAGAGTTGATAAAACATACGAAGTTAAAGGATTGTATCATAAAGATGCTTTACAACTTTTTTGCTCAAAAGCTTTTAGAGAAGAGCATGTCCCCCCAAATGATTATTTAGTGATGTCCGAAGAAGTTTTAAAACATGCTGCTGGTCTGCCTTTAGCTCTTAAGGTTTTGGGTTCCTTCTTGTTTGGGAAAAGTACCATTTTATGGAGAAGTGCATTGGAGAGGATCaaagaaaatcctaagaaaGAAGTTTTCAATGTACTTCAAATAAGTTTTGATGGACTCGATGACTTAGATAAGGAAATATTCCTGCATATTGCATGCTTCTTTAATCACAAGGAGAAGGATCATATAGTAGAAGTACTAGATAGTCTTGGCCTTCACCCTGATATTGGATTGCAGGAACTCATTGATAAATCTCTCTTGAAAATTGATGATGAAGGTATATTGAGGATGCATGATTTACTTGAAGAAATGGGTAAGAACATAGTTTGTCAAGAGTGCCCTAATGATTGTGGGAAGCGTAGTAGATTGTGGCGTTATGAGGACATTGAAAACgtgttgaaaaaaaataag GGAATAGAAAGAGTTCAAGCCATGCATATTTTGCGTAATTATGATGATGAAGGAAAAGAGACATGTTGGAGCCCTGAGGCTATTTCGCAAATGTACAATCTTAAATTTCTTAGCATTGATGGTATTTTCCATGTTCCTCAACATCTTCCAAATTCTTTAAGAGTTCTTTGTTGGAGGTATTATCCTTCAAATTCTCTACCATCAACTTTTCAGCTAGATGAGCTTGTTATGCTTCATTTGCCAGAGAGCAGAATTGAACAACTTTGGATAGAACTAAAGGTAATTATGTGTTATTCAGTATCCTCACAACTTTgcatttaa